In Roseicyclus marinus, the genomic window GCCCGCAGCGCTTGCCACCATGCTCGACCCCGCCGATTGCGGCCCGGCCTTTTTGGCCCTGCCCCAGGATGTGCAGGGCTGGGCCTATGATTACCCGGTCGCGTTTTTCGCCCCCCGCACCCACCGCATCCGCAGGCAGGCCCCCGATGCCGCCGAAATCGCCGATGCCGCAGCGCTCCTGCAAAGCGCCAAACGCCCGATGATCATCGCGGGCGGCGGCGTGCAATATTCGGGCGCCGTCGCCGAACTGACCGCCTTGGCCGAGGCGCATGGCATCCCCGTCGTCGAAACCATCGCGGGCCGCGCCAACCTGCTCGCCACCCATCCGCTCAACATCGGGCCCATCGGCGTCACCGGGTCGGACAGCGCGAATGCCATCGCGGAACGGGCCGATGTGATCCTTGCCGTGGGCACGCGGCTGCAGGATTTCACCACCGGCTCCTGGACGGCCTTTGCGCCGGATGCGCGCTTCATCGGCCTGAACGCCGCGCGCCATGATGCGATCAAGCATCTGTCGCTGCCGGTGGTGGGCGATGCGAAACTGGGGCTCGCAGCCCTTGGCGCGGCCATGACGGGCTACCAGGCCCCCGCCGATTGGACCGCCAATGCACAGGCCGAACGCCGCAAATGGGACGCCTATGTCGACAGCAACGTGGCCCATGGCAACCGACCCAATTCCTATGCGCAGGCCATCGGCGTGGTGAACGCGCTCTGCGACAAGCGCGACCGGATCGTGACCGCCGCTGGCGGCCTTCCCGCCGAGGTCACGGCCAATTGGCGCACGCTCGACATCGGCACGGTCGACGTGGAATTCGGCTTTTCGTGCATGGGCTACGAGATCGCGGGCGGCTGGGGCGCGCGCATCGCGCAGGCCGAGGCCGAGCCCGACAAGGACACGATCGTCTTCGTCGGCGACGGCTCGTATCTCCTCATGAATTCCGACATCTATTCCTCTGTTCTGACAAAGAAAAAGCTCATCATCCTCGTGCTCGACAATGGCGGTTTCGCCGTCATCAACAAGCTTCAGAACAACACCGGCCAGGACAGTTTCAACAACCTCATCGCCGATTGCCCCACCGTGCCCGAGCCGTTCCTGGTGGATTTCGAAAGCCATGCCCGCTCCATGGGGGCCGATGCGGTGACCGTCGCCAATCCCGCCGAACTGGCCGAGGCGTTCAAATCCGCCAAAGCCGCTGACAAGACGACGGTGATCGTCATGCAGGTCGACCCCTACGAGGGTTGGACAACCCAGGGCCACACCTGGTGGGAGGTGGGCACAGCGCAAGTCTCCGACACGGCGTCCGTCCGCGACAAACACGCCGAGATCGAGGCCAGCCGCGCCCGCCAGCGCCGGGGGGTCTGATCCATGCAGCTCAAGGGCAACCGCTTTCTCATCATCGGACGCGCGGGGATGGATTTCTACCCCGACCCGCCCGGCACCAGGACCGAGGACGCCACGCATTTCTTCGCCTGCCTTGGCGGATCATCGGCCAATATCGGGGTGGCCATCGTGAAACTGGGCGGCCATGCCGATCTGGTCACCTGCGTCTCGGATGATGCCATCGGGCGCTTTGCGCTGAACGAGCTCGACCGCTACGGCATCGGCCGCGCCCATGTCCGCCCTGTCGGCGGCGAGGCGCGCAATTCGCTGGCCGTCGTCGAAACCCGGATCGAGGATCACCAATCGGTCATCTACCGCAACGGGGCCGCCGATTTCGAGATGACCACGGAAGATGTGGAGGCGGTGGATTACACCCACTACGACGCGCTGATCACCACGGGCACGGTGCTGGCCGCCGAACCCTCGCGCAGCGCCGCCTTCCGCGCCTTCGAGCTTGCCCGCGCCGCCGGTCTGCCGCTCATCTTCGACATCGACTACCGCCCCTATTCCTGGCCCTCCGCTGACGTCGCCGCCGATGTCTATTCCCGCGCCGGGGCGCTGTGCGACGTGATCGTGGGCAATGACGTGGAATTCGGCTTCATGGCGGGCGATTACGACCGCGGCCTTGCCAAGGCGCGCGATCTGGTCGCCCAAGGCGCGCGGCTCGCCGTCTACAAGATGGGCGAGAAAGGGGCCGTGACCATCACGCCCACGGGCGAGATCACCACCGGCATCTACCAGACCGCCGCGCTGAAGCCGACCGGCGCGGGCGACAGTTTCATGGGCGGGCTCGTCTCGGGCCTCGCCGCAGGGCTGCCGCTCCGCGACGCCGTGCTGCAGGGTTCCGCCGCCG contains:
- the iolD gene encoding 3D-(3,5/4)-trihydroxycyclohexane-1,2-dione acylhydrolase (decyclizing) → MSTAGQTIRLTTAQAITRYLLNQFIVIDGVETRICGGGFGIFGHGNVPCLGEALYPVQDALPLYRGQNEQSMGFAAAAYAKYHLRRRFMFCTASAGPGTANLLTAAALAHANRLPLLMLCGDTFLTRLPDPVLQQLEHFGNPTLGVNDAFRSVSRYWDRITHPAQVIQTLPAALATMLDPADCGPAFLALPQDVQGWAYDYPVAFFAPRTHRIRRQAPDAAEIADAAALLQSAKRPMIIAGGGVQYSGAVAELTALAEAHGIPVVETIAGRANLLATHPLNIGPIGVTGSDSANAIAERADVILAVGTRLQDFTTGSWTAFAPDARFIGLNAARHDAIKHLSLPVVGDAKLGLAALGAAMTGYQAPADWTANAQAERRKWDAYVDSNVAHGNRPNSYAQAIGVVNALCDKRDRIVTAAGGLPAEVTANWRTLDIGTVDVEFGFSCMGYEIAGGWGARIAQAEAEPDKDTIVFVGDGSYLLMNSDIYSSVLTKKKLIILVLDNGGFAVINKLQNNTGQDSFNNLIADCPTVPEPFLVDFESHARSMGADAVTVANPAELAEAFKSAKAADKTTVIVMQVDPYEGWTTQGHTWWEVGTAQVSDTASVRDKHAEIEASRARQRRGV
- the iolC gene encoding 5-dehydro-2-deoxygluconokinase; translation: MQLKGNRFLIIGRAGMDFYPDPPGTRTEDATHFFACLGGSSANIGVAIVKLGGHADLVTCVSDDAIGRFALNELDRYGIGRAHVRPVGGEARNSLAVVETRIEDHQSVIYRNGAADFEMTTEDVEAVDYTHYDALITTGTVLAAEPSRSAAFRAFELARAAGLPLIFDIDYRPYSWPSADVAADVYSRAGALCDVIVGNDVEFGFMAGDYDRGLAKARDLVAQGARLAVYKMGEKGAVTITPTGEITTGIYQTAALKPTGAGDSFMGGLVSGLAAGLPLRDAVLQGSAAAAMVVSRVGCAPAMPTRAELDDFLRAQTAPLPA